In a genomic window of Vigna angularis cultivar LongXiaoDou No.4 chromosome 6, ASM1680809v1, whole genome shotgun sequence:
- the LOC108341240 gene encoding uncharacterized protein LOC108341240, whose amino-acid sequence MAGRGRGRGGRGWGRGGGFTTFASQVPFDLFPEDVTLPEFKIDDIDVNTKKLLSWSNKLQNYWKASPYLLEETTSKKRQSMHVDRFSDKKTNEFTRDSLSQVLTFNGFPHELVQGKSKRMSRRKKFRWNPESEMKKMDFFEQQEKTNQGKEETDETEKKEGEDEDGDGNAEEEDEEDMSDDDYNQNIDFDDDDDDFNDVDDGDDEPIY is encoded by the exons ATGGCAGGCAGAGggcgaggaagaggaggacgggGATGGGGACGAGGAGGTGGATTTACTACATTTGCTTCTCAAGTGCCGTTTGATCTTTTTCCTGAG GATGTTACTTTGCCTGAGTTTAAAATTGATGATATAGATGTTAATACCAAAAAGTTGCTTAGTTGGAGTAACAAGTTACAAAATTACTGGAAAGCCTCTCCTTATCTTTTGGAGGAGACAACCTCAAAGA AGAGGCAATCAATGCACGTAGATAGGTTTTCTGATAAGAAGACAAACGAATTTACCCGTGACTCTCTGTCACAAGTGTTAACGTTCAATGGTTTTCCTCATGAGTTGGTTCAAG GTAAATCCAAGCGAATGtcaagaagaaaaaagtttCGATGGAACCCAGAGTCAG AGATGAAGAAAATGGATTTCTTTGAACAACAAGAGAAAACAAACCAG GGAAAAGAGGAAACCGATGAAACCGAAAAGAAAgagggagaagatgaagatggagatGGAAATGCAGAAGAggaggatgaagaagatatGAGTGATGATGATTATAATCAG AATATAGATTTTGACGACGACGATGATGATTTCAATGATGTAGATGACGGGGATG ATGAACCTATCTATTAA
- the LOC108342874 gene encoding uncharacterized protein LOC108342874 isoform X1: MQTLSFPLFTPSLSFPINPHSPFPSLTHLSSLTEPYATARRSIPLQASASDSAFASSSTIAVDNSDADDSTAFVIRARSRIGLLQVITRVFKVLGLTVDRATVEFEGDFFVKKFFVTDSHGNKIEDSDSLERIKRALAEAIGGDGDGMVSVTRPAVANSGVVVRRSGLVDGVGERRAKAERMFTLMDGFLKNDPLSLQKDILNHVEYTVARSRFNFDDFEAYQALSHSVRDRLIERWHDTHSYFKRTKPKRLYFLSLEFLMGRSLSNSVINLGIQDQYAEALSQLGFEFEVLAEQEGDAALGNGGLARLSACQMDSLATLDYPAWGYGLRYEYGLFRQVIVDGFQHEQPDYWLNFGNPWEIERIHVTYEVKFYGTVEEVDMNGEKQRVWVPGETVEAVAYDNPIPGYGTRNTLNLRLWAAKPSNKFDLEAYNTGDYINSVVNRQRAETISNVLYPDDRNHQGKELRLKQQYFFVSASLQDIIRRFKEAHNNFDELPDKVALHLNDTHPSLSIAEIMRILVDEEHLGWNKAWDIACKVFSFTTHTVVAEGLEKIPVDLLGSLLPRHLEILYEINFNFMEELKKKIGLDYNRLSRMSIVEEGAVKNIRMANLAIVGSHIVNGVSKLHLDTLKMTTFKDFYELWPEKFQFKTNGVTQRRWIVVSNPSLCALISKWLGTEAWIRNADLLTGLRDHVDNPNFHQEWKMVKRINKMRLAEYIEAMSGVKVSLDAMFDVQVKRIHEYKRQFLNILGIIHRYDCLKNMDKNDRRKVVPRVCIIGGKAAPGYEIAKKIIKLCHSVAEKINNDADIGDLLKLVFIPDYNVSVAELVIPGADLSQHLSTAGHEASGTGSMKFLMNGCLLLATADGSTVEIIEEIGSDNLFLFGAKVQEVAELREKGSTLKVPLQFARVLRMVRDGYFGYKEYFKSLCDTVEIGKDFYLLGADFGSYLEAQAAADKAFVEPEKWIKMSILSVAGSGRFSSDRTIQEYAERTWKIVPSRCPL, from the exons ATGCAAACACTTTCATTTCCTCtcttcactccttcactctcaTTTCCGATCAATCCACACTCTCCATTCCCTTCTCTCACACACTTATCCTCGCTTACCGAGCCCTACGCCACCGCTCGTCGGAGCATCCCGTTGCAAGCTTCCGCCAGCGACTCCGCTTTCGCCTCCTCCTCCACCATTGCCGTCGACAACTCCGACGCTGATGACTCCACCGCCTTTGTGATCCGCGCCCGCAGCCGAATCGGCCTCCTCCAGGTCATCACCAGGGTTTTCAAGGTCCTGGGCCTCACCGTCGACCGCGCTACCGTCGAATTCGAGGGCGACTTCTTCGTGAAGAAGTTTTTCGTCACCGATTCTCATGGCAACAAAATTGAGGACTCCGACAGCCTGGAGAGGATTAAGCGAGCGTTGGCCGAGGCGATCGGCGGGGACGGCGACGGAATGGTCTCGGTGACGAGACCGGCAGTGGCGAACTCGGGGGTTGTGGTAAGGAGGTCTGGGCTGGTGGATGGCGTTGGCGAGCGTCGCGCGAAAGCGGAGAGAATGTTTACCTTAATGGATGGGTTTCTGAAGAACGACCCTCTCAGTCTCCAAAAGGATATTCTGAATCATGTGGAGTACACTGTGGCCAGGTCACGGTTTAATTTTGACGATTTCGAAGCGTATCAG GCTTTGTCACACAGTGTCAGAGATCGGTTGATTGAACGCTGGCATGATACTCACAGTTACTTCAAAAGAACAAAACCTAAGCGCCTCTACTTCCTTTCTCTTGAGTTTCTCATGG GTCGTTCCTTGTCAAATAGTGTAATCAATCTTGGCATCCAGGATCAATATGCAGAGGCCCTAAGCCAACTTGGATTTGAGTTTGAAGTTTTGGCCGAGCAG GAAGGAGATGCAGCCTTAGGGAATGGTGGCCTTGCTCGTCTTTCAGCATGCCAAATGGATTCTTTGGCAACTTTGGATTATCCTGCATGGGG ATATGGGCTGCGATACGAATATGGGTTGTTTCGTCAGGTCATAGTGGATGGCTTTCAACATGAGCAGCCTGATTATTGGCTGAACTTTGGAAATCCTTGGGAGATAGAGCGGATTCATGTGACATATGAAGTGAAG TTCTATGGGACAGTTGAAGAGGTTGATATGAATGGAGAAAAGCAACGAGTTTGGGTCCCTGGAGAGACa GTTGAAGCTGTGGCTTATGACAACCCAATACCTGGTTACGGGACAAGAAATACCCTCAACCTTCGACTATGGGCTGCAAAACCTagtaataaatttgatttg GAGGCTTATAACACTGGAGACTACATTAATTCTGTTGTTAACAGACAAAGGGCAGAAACTATAAGTAATGTTTTGTACCCTGATGACCGTAATCATCAG GGGAAGGAGCTGAGATTGAAGCAACAATATTTCTTTGTCTCGGCATCTCTGCAAGATATCATCCGTAGGTTCAAAGAAGCACATAATAACTTTGATGAGTTGCCTGATAAG gttgcTCTCCATCTAAATGACACCCATCCATCCCTTTCAATTGCTGAAATTATGCGAATATTGGTAGATGAAGAACATCTGGGCTGGAATAAAGCATGGGACATTGCATGCAAAGTTTTCTCTTTTACAACTCACACAGTTGTAGCCGAAGGACTAGAGAAAATCCCTGTTGATCTGCTTGGCAGCCTTCTCCCTCGTCATTTAGAA attttatatgaaataaattttaattttatggagGAGTTGAAGAAAAAGATCGGTTTAGATTACAACCGTCTGTCCCGGATGTCAATTGTTGAAGAAGGTGCTGTGAAG AACATTAGGATGGCCAACTTGGCAATTGTTGGCTCCCATATTGTGAATGGTGTTTCAAAATTACATTTAGATACACTGAAAATGACAACATTTAAG GACTTCTATGAGCTATGGCCtgaaaaatttcaatttaagaCAAATGGCGTAACCCAG CGTCGGTGGATTGTGGTGAGCAATCCCAGTTTATGTGCTCTTATATCAAAGTGGCTTGGAACTGAAGCCTGGATACGTAATGCTGACCTTCTGACAGGATTGAGAGATCATGTTGACAATCCTAATTTCCATCAAGAATGGAAAATG GTTAAAAGGATCAATAAAATGAGGCTTGCTGAATACATTGAAGCAATGAGTGGTGTGAAG GTCAGTTTGGATGCAATGTTTGATGTTCAAGTGAAGCGGATACATGAATACAAAAGACAATTTCTTAACATACTTGGAATAATCCATAGATATGATTGTCTCAAG AATATGGACAAGAATGACCGAAGGAAAGTTGTACCCCGCGTTTGCATAATTGGTGGGAAAGCTGCTCCTGGTTATGAAATTGCTAAGAAGATTATCAAGCTTTGTCATTCTGTGGCTGAAAAAATCAATAATGACGCTGATATAGGAGATCTTCTGAAATTG GTTTTTATCCCTGATTATAATGTCTCTGTTGCTGAATTGGTAATACCAGGGGCTGACCTTTCTCAACATTTAAG CACTGCAGGACATGAAGCTTCAGGAACTGGGAGCATGAAATTTTTGATGAATGGTTGTTTACTTTTAGCTACGGCAGATGGATCTACGGTAGAAATAATTGAAGAAATAGGGTCTGATAACTTG TTTCTCTTTGGTGCAAAAGTGCAAGAAGTTGCAGAACTGCGTGAAAAAGGATCTACTTTAAAAGTACCTCTACAATTTGCTCGCGTGTTAAG GATGGTTCGAGATGGATATTTTGGTTATAAAGAGTACTTCAAATCCCTATGTGACACGGTGGAAATCGGTAAAGATTTCTATCTCCTTGGCGCCGATTTTGGTAGTTACCTCGAGGCACAG GCTGCTGCAGATAAAGCATTTGTTGAACCAGAGAAGTGGATCAAGATGAGTATCCTTAGCGTTGCTGGTTCTGGGAGATTTAGCAGTGACAGGACCATTCAAGAGTATGCAGAGAGGACATGGAAAATTGTTCCAAGCCGATGCCCTCTCTGA
- the LOC108342874 gene encoding uncharacterized protein LOC108342874 isoform X2: MGRSLSNSVINLGIQDQYAEALSQLGFEFEVLAEQEGDAALGNGGLARLSACQMDSLATLDYPAWGYGLRYEYGLFRQVIVDGFQHEQPDYWLNFGNPWEIERIHVTYEVKFYGTVEEVDMNGEKQRVWVPGETVEAVAYDNPIPGYGTRNTLNLRLWAAKPSNKFDLEAYNTGDYINSVVNRQRAETISNVLYPDDRNHQGKELRLKQQYFFVSASLQDIIRRFKEAHNNFDELPDKVALHLNDTHPSLSIAEIMRILVDEEHLGWNKAWDIACKVFSFTTHTVVAEGLEKIPVDLLGSLLPRHLEILYEINFNFMEELKKKIGLDYNRLSRMSIVEEGAVKNIRMANLAIVGSHIVNGVSKLHLDTLKMTTFKDFYELWPEKFQFKTNGVTQRRWIVVSNPSLCALISKWLGTEAWIRNADLLTGLRDHVDNPNFHQEWKMVKRINKMRLAEYIEAMSGVKVSLDAMFDVQVKRIHEYKRQFLNILGIIHRYDCLKNMDKNDRRKVVPRVCIIGGKAAPGYEIAKKIIKLCHSVAEKINNDADIGDLLKLVFIPDYNVSVAELVIPGADLSQHLSTAGHEASGTGSMKFLMNGCLLLATADGSTVEIIEEIGSDNLFLFGAKVQEVAELREKGSTLKVPLQFARVLRMVRDGYFGYKEYFKSLCDTVEIGKDFYLLGADFGSYLEAQAAADKAFVEPEKWIKMSILSVAGSGRFSSDRTIQEYAERTWKIVPSRCPL; the protein is encoded by the exons ATGG GTCGTTCCTTGTCAAATAGTGTAATCAATCTTGGCATCCAGGATCAATATGCAGAGGCCCTAAGCCAACTTGGATTTGAGTTTGAAGTTTTGGCCGAGCAG GAAGGAGATGCAGCCTTAGGGAATGGTGGCCTTGCTCGTCTTTCAGCATGCCAAATGGATTCTTTGGCAACTTTGGATTATCCTGCATGGGG ATATGGGCTGCGATACGAATATGGGTTGTTTCGTCAGGTCATAGTGGATGGCTTTCAACATGAGCAGCCTGATTATTGGCTGAACTTTGGAAATCCTTGGGAGATAGAGCGGATTCATGTGACATATGAAGTGAAG TTCTATGGGACAGTTGAAGAGGTTGATATGAATGGAGAAAAGCAACGAGTTTGGGTCCCTGGAGAGACa GTTGAAGCTGTGGCTTATGACAACCCAATACCTGGTTACGGGACAAGAAATACCCTCAACCTTCGACTATGGGCTGCAAAACCTagtaataaatttgatttg GAGGCTTATAACACTGGAGACTACATTAATTCTGTTGTTAACAGACAAAGGGCAGAAACTATAAGTAATGTTTTGTACCCTGATGACCGTAATCATCAG GGGAAGGAGCTGAGATTGAAGCAACAATATTTCTTTGTCTCGGCATCTCTGCAAGATATCATCCGTAGGTTCAAAGAAGCACATAATAACTTTGATGAGTTGCCTGATAAG gttgcTCTCCATCTAAATGACACCCATCCATCCCTTTCAATTGCTGAAATTATGCGAATATTGGTAGATGAAGAACATCTGGGCTGGAATAAAGCATGGGACATTGCATGCAAAGTTTTCTCTTTTACAACTCACACAGTTGTAGCCGAAGGACTAGAGAAAATCCCTGTTGATCTGCTTGGCAGCCTTCTCCCTCGTCATTTAGAA attttatatgaaataaattttaattttatggagGAGTTGAAGAAAAAGATCGGTTTAGATTACAACCGTCTGTCCCGGATGTCAATTGTTGAAGAAGGTGCTGTGAAG AACATTAGGATGGCCAACTTGGCAATTGTTGGCTCCCATATTGTGAATGGTGTTTCAAAATTACATTTAGATACACTGAAAATGACAACATTTAAG GACTTCTATGAGCTATGGCCtgaaaaatttcaatttaagaCAAATGGCGTAACCCAG CGTCGGTGGATTGTGGTGAGCAATCCCAGTTTATGTGCTCTTATATCAAAGTGGCTTGGAACTGAAGCCTGGATACGTAATGCTGACCTTCTGACAGGATTGAGAGATCATGTTGACAATCCTAATTTCCATCAAGAATGGAAAATG GTTAAAAGGATCAATAAAATGAGGCTTGCTGAATACATTGAAGCAATGAGTGGTGTGAAG GTCAGTTTGGATGCAATGTTTGATGTTCAAGTGAAGCGGATACATGAATACAAAAGACAATTTCTTAACATACTTGGAATAATCCATAGATATGATTGTCTCAAG AATATGGACAAGAATGACCGAAGGAAAGTTGTACCCCGCGTTTGCATAATTGGTGGGAAAGCTGCTCCTGGTTATGAAATTGCTAAGAAGATTATCAAGCTTTGTCATTCTGTGGCTGAAAAAATCAATAATGACGCTGATATAGGAGATCTTCTGAAATTG GTTTTTATCCCTGATTATAATGTCTCTGTTGCTGAATTGGTAATACCAGGGGCTGACCTTTCTCAACATTTAAG CACTGCAGGACATGAAGCTTCAGGAACTGGGAGCATGAAATTTTTGATGAATGGTTGTTTACTTTTAGCTACGGCAGATGGATCTACGGTAGAAATAATTGAAGAAATAGGGTCTGATAACTTG TTTCTCTTTGGTGCAAAAGTGCAAGAAGTTGCAGAACTGCGTGAAAAAGGATCTACTTTAAAAGTACCTCTACAATTTGCTCGCGTGTTAAG GATGGTTCGAGATGGATATTTTGGTTATAAAGAGTACTTCAAATCCCTATGTGACACGGTGGAAATCGGTAAAGATTTCTATCTCCTTGGCGCCGATTTTGGTAGTTACCTCGAGGCACAG GCTGCTGCAGATAAAGCATTTGTTGAACCAGAGAAGTGGATCAAGATGAGTATCCTTAGCGTTGCTGGTTCTGGGAGATTTAGCAGTGACAGGACCATTCAAGAGTATGCAGAGAGGACATGGAAAATTGTTCCAAGCCGATGCCCTCTCTGA
- the LOC108341992 gene encoding uncharacterized protein LOC108341992 translates to MAMALPYLLTSITAFLLLHTSLSASAQPIHHEINQINVKISHLESVLEETNKRLKESDVYMEECDKRMGELLEQIHHLQSTLSTMKADSLLVERQNKALEEEVQLLWHTLRRNNFDLHILKSKAQETEERLEEVTSKVEKMDAIVNEQWIQVQHLEQALHITKMRTLRARRLTSVTRCTFLKFFNILLDDLRALYPYVFGERTAASSLISQAMDKLKRCFALTKMYHHQLQGYIKDQMEKNELTTSLANDELVFFLASALIIFPLMSAWMLLSS, encoded by the exons ATGGCGATGGCGCTGCCATACCTTCTTACTTCCATTACcgcctttcttcttcttcacacTTCGCTTTCTGCTTCTGCCCAACCAATCCACCACGAAATCAACCAAATCAACGTCAAAATCTCTCACTTAG AATCGGTTCTCGAGGAAACCAATAAAAGATTGAAGGAAAGCGACGTGTACATGGAGGAGTGTGATAAGCGAATGGGTGAATTGTTGGAACAAATCCACCATCTGCAATCTACTCTCTCTACAATGAAG GCTGATTCATTGCTTGTCGAAAGACAGAATAAAGCTCTGGAGGAAGAG GTACAACTTCTTTGGCATACCTTGAGAAGGAACAActttgatcttcatattttgaaatctaaagCACAAGAAACTGAGGAGAGACTAGAGGAGGTCACTTCAAAAGTTGAAAAG ATGGATGCCATTGTGAATGAACAGTGGATTCAAGTTCAGCATCTCGAGCAGGCTCTTCACATTACCAAA ATGAGGACTCTAAGGGCTCGAAGGCTAACAAGCGTTACAAGATGCACATTCTTGAAG TTTTTCAATATCCTTCTTGATGATCTTCGGGCACTTTATCCATATGTATTTGGCGAAAGGACTGCAGCCAGTTCACTCATCTCACAGGCTATGGATAAGTTGAAGAGATGTTTTGCGCTAACAAAAATGTATCACCATCAG CTTCAAGGTTATATCAAAGATCAGATGGAGAAAAATGAATTGACTACATCTCTTGCAAATGATGAATTAGTCTTCTTCCTG GCTTCTGCTCTAATCATCTTTCCATTAATGAGTGCTTGGATGTTGCTCTCTTCGTAA
- the LOC108342625 gene encoding uncharacterized protein LOC108342625, translating to MEEAPWEQRLQALTHILTSPTTSPSLHSQLFIATQIPCYINWDYPPFLCSNPNIIRTWLRSFFLKRLLGTAPPQTSWRSKCPFHQPQPLILAQGLHHPNWEPQHRRAYVRKRMARKLRKNVNPVLHIVIPNLLLLSIMIWNPFRSLD from the coding sequence ATGGAAGAAGCACCATGGGAGCAGAGGCTGCAAGCCTTAACCCATATCCTTACGAGCCCCACAACCAGTCCATCCCTCCACTCCCAACTCTTCATCGCCACCCAAATCCCCTGCTACATCAACTGGGACTACCCTCCCTTTCTCTGCTCCAACCCCAACATTATCAGAACATGGCTCCGCTCATTCTTCCTCAAAAGGCTCTTGGGAACCGCACCTCCTCAGACCTCTTGGCGATCCAAGTGCCCCTTCCATCAACCCCAACCCTTGATTCTCGCACAGGGACTCCACCACCCCAACTGGGAACCCCAACATAGAAGAGCTTATGTTAGGAAGAGAATGGCTCGGAAACTTCGCAAAAATGTTAACCCCGTTTTACACATTGTAATACCAAATCTTTTGTTGTTGTCGATTATGATTTGGAACCCCTTTCGATCTCTAGATTGA